In one window of Euwallacea similis isolate ESF13 chromosome 4, ESF131.1, whole genome shotgun sequence DNA:
- the LOC136408462 gene encoding sensory neuron membrane protein 1-like, whose translation MRFAAKLVVGSVCAFVLIILVGFLMFPNVIKAKIKGMVNLKPDQEIREMFLKVPFPLNFKVYIFSVENPEEIHRGSVPELKEIGPFCYQEWKTKINVNDIEGDDTMSYNPVDTFISFFESGCVDFDTEVTVPHPMILGMVNTVVRQKPGALTLIGKAINSIWSNPTTIFTTVKAKDLLFDGVVIHCGVKDFAGSAICAQLRQEESLTKLNENDLAFSFMGSKNATPGKKIRAYRGVGDFHNVGKIVTYDGKYRLEVWNDSRCDAIKGTDGTIFPPMLKKEDGLVSFAPDLCRALVAKYQKRTKYDGIPVSQYSATLGDPLRNPEEKCFCTTPQTCLKKGLIDLYKCVQVPIYASQPHFYDTDQSYLKGVKGLAPETEKHAIKILFEPLTGSPVSARKRLQFNMPLEPVAKLELFRNFTPTVLPLFWVEEGIDLNNTYTKPLKSLFLMKKIVSVMKYLILVASMAGFGIGAYLFFNSEEATVQVTSVHKVQPEENGNKSPISTVFDNGQVNGVGNNKGNAERY comes from the exons ATGAGGTTTGCCGCGAAACTTGTTGTTGGCTCCGTATGTGCGTTTGTGCTCATTATCTTGGTGGGATTCTTAATGTTCCCCAACGTGATTAAAGCCAAAATCAAAGGG ATGGTCAATTTGAAGCCTGATCAAGAAATCAGGGAGATGTTCCTTAAGGTACCATTTCCTCTAAACTTCAAAGTCTACATCTTTTCGGTTGAAAACCCGGAAGAAATTCATAGGGGCTCAGTTCCAGAACTCAAAGAAATTGGCCCATTTTGTTACCA GGAATGGAAGACTAAAATAAACGTGAACGACATAGAAGGAGATGATACCATGAGCTACAATCCAGTCGACACGTTTATATCCTTCTTCGAATCTGGATGTGTGGATTTCGACACGGAAGTAACAGTCCCTCATCCAATGATTTTG GGAATGGTCAATACGGTAGTTCGTCAAAAACCAGGAGCCTTGACCCTTATTGGAAAGGCCATCAACTCGATTTGGTCCAATCCAACCACCATCTTTACAACGGTGAAAGCCAAAGATCTTCTTTTTGATGGTGTTGTGATTCACTGCGGGGTTAAAGATTTTGCAGGCAGTGCCATTTGTGCTCAACTGAGGCAGGAGGAGTCTTTGACGAAACTCAATGAGAATGATTTGGCTTTCTCCTTCATGGGTTCT AAAAACGCAACTCCTGGCAAGAAAATTAGGGCCTACAGAGGCGTCGGCGACTTCCACAACGTGGGCAAGATTGTGACTTATGATGGGAAGTATCGTTTGGAGGTGTGGAATGACTCCAGGTGCGATGCGATTAAAGGCACTGATGGCACAATCTTTCCCCCCATGCTGAAGAAAGAAGACGGCCTCGTTTCGTTTGCGCCAGATTTGTGCAG GGCATTAGTGGCTAAATACCAGAAGCGCACCAAATACGATGGAATACCTGTCAGTCAATATTCGGCTACTTTGGGTGATCCTTTGAGGAACCCCGaggaaaaatgcttttgtACTACACCTCAAACTTGTCTaaaaaaag gCCTAATTGATTTGTACAAATGCGTGCAAGTACCAATCTACGCTTCACAGCCTCATTTTTATGACACGGATCAGAGTTATTTGAAGGGAGTCAAAGGGCTAGCTCCCGAAACTGAAAAGCACGCCATTAAAATCCTGTTTGAACCT CTAACGGGCAGCCCCGTGTCTGCTCGAAAGCGTTTGCAATTCAATATGCCCTTAGAACCTGTAGCGAAATTGGAGCTGTTCCGGAACTTTACCCCCACAGTATTGCCCCTATTTTGGGTGGAAGAA GGTATTGACTTGAACAACACCTATACGAAACCGTTGAAAAGCTTGTTTCTGATGAAGAAAATCGTCAGCGTGATGaagtatttaattttggtTGCATCTATGGCAG GTTTTGGTATTGGAGCTTACCTGTTCTTCAACTCAGAAGAGGCCACGGTACAAGTGACTTCAGTGCACAAAGTGCAGCCGGAAGAAAATGGTAACAAGAGCCCTATAAGTACTGTGTTCGATAATGGACAGGTAAATGGGGTGGGTAATAATAAGGGCAATGCGGAAAGGTACTGA